A single genomic interval of Kwoniella newhampshirensis strain CBS 13917 chromosome 12, whole genome shotgun sequence harbors:
- a CDS encoding gamma-glutamyltransferase, which produces MASPTRLAQASEESNPLLADVDRHDQHEAHAGSRDRRGSSGSASGSGWQFWKNSPFVRPRVHFVDEEQVEEGDEEGEDGDDGDGPRVVKSGHHHHHHLHDHHHHPQRYGQWIVYAAMILLGILIGVFFSRGWQKRTGDMGDGPMVPPVWTLPPPTGLPRNPAYLINATTAAVASEDVTCSNLGLSILQNLNGSAVDAAITTTLCIGLLNAFSSGIGGGGFMVVHIPETFETNLLEEVIFEKGEPKVVAIDFRETSPAQSEKEMYGSEKAGRVAAQVGGLSVGVPGELRGLEQAHKMYGKLPWKDVVMPVAELARGWQVSRELARRLRVFGQFMLDSPTWAAVYAPRGPLLVEGDFVQRLNYGKTLETIAEHGADAFYKGDIAESSVKTIARAGGILTLDDLEEYRARAYPAIHSSFMGKEVYTTDAPSSGGVMLGLLNILEPYQIPFNGGLTDPLNSHRLIEAMKFAFGARSEITDPAFASDPSRFKEFWSKEWADEIRGKITDNQTHGPEYYGLEHDTPVDHGTTHLSVMDRWGGAASVTSTVNLIWGSHVMDPRTGVIFNDEQDDFAVPGAPDAFGLMPSPWNYPAPGKKPLSSTSATIILSPPSSHSTTASLYAVLGGSGGSRIFPSVAQVILNLFSGLDISASIERVRVHNQVVPALTTIEVGPEGVDEALVRGLEERGQEVGQFDVNLGISEVQAIVVQNGTIYASSDSRKNGVAAGY; this is translated from the exons ATGGCATCACCGACACGCCTTGCCCAGGCTTCCGAAGAATCCAATCCCCTTCTGGCCGATGTCGACCGACATGACCAACATGAAGCACATGCTGGTTCGAGGGATCGACGTGGCTCGTCAGGCTCAGCATCTGGTTCAGGATGGCAGTTCTGGAAGAACTCACCGTTCGTACGACCCCGTGTTCATTTCGTAGATGAAGAacaggtggaagaaggggatgaagagggtgaggatggagatgatggagacgGCCCCCGAGTGGTGAAAAGTggccatcatcatcatcatcatcttcacgaccatcatcatcacccacAGAGATATGGACAGTGGATAGTGTACGCGGCGATGATCTTACTTGGTATACTCATCGGAGTGTTCTTCTCGAGAGGATGGCAGAAAAGAACAGGAGATATGGGTGACGGTCCCATGGTTCCCCCTGTGTGGACTCTACCGCCG CCCACTGGTTTACCCCGAAATCCAGCCTATCTGATCAACGCAACTACTGCTGCCGTAGCCTCTGAAGACGTGACCTGTTCCAATCTCGGCCTATCCATCCTCCAGAACCTGAATGGATCAGCGGTCGACGCAGCCATCACCACAACACTATGTATAGGTCTCCTTAACGCCTTCTCGTCAGGAATCGGTGGAGGCGGGTTCATGGTCGTCCATATCCCAGAAACGTTCGAAACCAATCTTCTCGAAGAAGTGATCttcgagaagggagagcCGAAGGTTGTGGCTATTGATTTCAGAGAGACGAGTCCGGCACAaagtgagaaggagatgtatGGAAGCGAAAAGGCTGGAAGAGTTGCAGCGCAAGTAGGTGGTCTGTCAGTAGGTGTGCCTGGAGAGTTGAGGGGTTTGGAGCAGG CACACAAGATGTACGGCAAGCTTCCATGGAAAGATGTGGTCATGCCTGTTGCAGAGCTTGCACGGGGATGGCAAGTAAGCAGGGAGCTGGCTCGCCGATTGAGGGTCTTTGG CCAGTTCATGCTCGATTCCCCAACATGGGCAGCAGTCTACGCTCCTCGTGGACCGCTCCTGGTCGAAGGCGACTTCGTCCAACGGCTCAACTACGGCAAGACCCTGGAGACCATCGCGGAACATGGCGCAGACGCGTTCTACAAAGGCGATATCGCGGAAAGTTCAGTCAAGACGATAGCTAGGGCTGGAGGAATTTTAACTCTGGAtgac TTGGAAGAGtatcgagctcgagcttATCCTGCAATCCACTCAAGCTTCATGGGCAAGGAGGTCTACACTACCGATGCCCCTTCGTC CGGCGGTGTCATGCTCGGACTTTTAAACATCCTTGAACCTTATCAGATCCCTTTCAACGGCGGACTGACCGACCCCCTCAATTCTCATCGTCTGATCGAAGCTATGAAGTTCGCTTTCGGGGCTAGGTCAGAGATCACGGATCCTGCGTTCGCAAGTGATCCATCAAGGTTCAAGGAATTTTGGAGCAAGGAGTGGGCCGATGAGATCAGGGGAAAAATTACGGAT AACCAAACTCACGGTCCGGAATACTATGGTCTTGAACATGACACACCTGTCGATCACGGTACTACGCATCTCAGCGTGATGGATCGATGGGGCGGAGCGGCAAGTGTTACCTCCACG GTGAATTTGATCTGGGGAAGCCATGTGATGGATCCGAGAACTGGAGTGATATTCAATGATGAGCAGG ATGACTTTGCGGTACCCGGAGCACCTGATGCTTTTGGTCTCATGCCAAGTCCGTGGAACTACCCGGCGCCtgggaagaa ACCCCTGTCGTCGACCTCAGCAACTATCATCCTCAgccctccctcctcccattccaccACCGCATCATTGTACGCTGTCCTTGGCGGATCGGGCGGATCCCGGATCTTCCCCTCCGTAGCGCAAGTGATCCTGAACCTCTTTTCGGGACTCGATATCTCCGCTTCGATAGAGAGAGTCAGAGTACATAATCAGGTCGTGCCGGCTCTCACGACGATCGAGGTCGGTCCTGAAGGTGTGGATGAGGCCTTGGTGAGAGGACTGGAAGAAAGGGGTCAGGAAGTAGGTCAATTTGATGTGAATCTCGGTATAtcggaag TCCAAGCCATCGTCGTTCAGAATGGCACGATCTACGCTTCGAGCGATTCGAGAAAGAACGGAGTAGCAGCAGGATACTAG